In Rosa rugosa chromosome 4, drRosRugo1.1, whole genome shotgun sequence, the genomic stretch GCAGAAAGAGAAGAACAAACGAAGGAAGGAAAGAACCTATATAGCTGTATATTAATCTCATACTAGTCATAGAGTAGAATGGAGAGGGGAAAATTACATCCATAAATTCTGTTTAATAGGTTCCCTCCTCCCACCTGCTAATCAATTTATCATATAATGAACCTAGGGGCTTGAAATCCCTCCACTTTTCCCTTTCCACTTAAACAAGCAACTAAGGAATCGAGACCCTTCCTCCCTTCTGGAAAATCCTTCCACTATTCCATCTTTAACCTTCTGTCTGTTTTCTATCATTCATACCAAATGTCAGAGTTGAACAGATATGCACAGGCACCAAGTGTCTCATTGATCCATAAAACAGATCCATTTTTATTCAACCATATCAATAACATTCAAGATGTACAATCAACATCAATAGAGAGGTTCATAAAATGTCTGTCATATGATATGTTGTGGCAAAATGTCACCTGAATGCAAAGCAACGGTGTGCAAACATCTTTTATGGAATCTGAACTACAAGAATTAGAGTAGTAGTCATCGGCGGACTTGAAACCAAATGAAACTGCAATTTTTAGTGAAAGGTGCTCTTAGCAGATTAATGTCATATTATAATAACCCCaatccaaaaaaacaaaaaggtttCAAGTGCACCACATATATACCACGAGTTAGTCCTTCATCAAAGTCCCTGACAGATTTGGCATTAGCAGCCAATGGGATATTATATTCACCACCCATGTCTTCAAAAAGCAATGCATGCCTACAATGTAGTGTCAACAAATTGGTTACCACCTTCGAACTGAAATAAATATTGGGAAAGTTTTTAAATGTATCATGGGATTACTTCTTGAAAATTTTGCAGAGAGCACTTGATAGAGCTTTGTCATAAACATTATTAAATCCCTTATGGAAATCCTCATCTGCGATCACCAGATTGAAAGGATTACACAGTGATACAGCACCAGAGAGACGGCACGTCTTAGACTCCTGCATGTACCAGATCCTTTGTTAAGCCTACTGGCATTGATGAATTCATATGAGTAGAAAGCTTGCTACATCAAGATACACTGCTAAACATACTACCATATCAAAGCTACCATTAAGATGCATTTGAACATGAATAAGAGTAACAAACACTAAGCATTTCTAGTGAAAAGCCATTGGTCCAGCCAACATACAGAAACTTCATACGAGCAATTGATCACTAAAAGTGTATATGGAGAGCATGGAACAGGAAATAACTGCAACGGTACCTGACCCAAATACCGAACGAGAATGTTAGCACCAAGAGACCAGCCTACCGCATATAAATTAGCTTCCGGATACCTCCCACCAACATGGTCCACTACCTCACGTATATCTCCTAAAAATGAAGCCGAATAGAACTGCATATCAGCATCATAAAAATAACAAACAATCACAATGTTGGCTAAAAccatatatcgaaatgctcaatATCTTCATCATCAAACTCACAAACTATTTACACATAACAATATTTATCAATTTGTAGAAAGAAACAGTTAACTTGGTAAACTGAAACAACCATGGTTTGAATAGTACCTGAGGAGTGGTCACAGGGCTAGCACCACAACCGCGGCTGTTGAACACCACAACCCGCCATCCACAATCTCTAGCTCTAATCAGCATGTGCCTCACATACGAATCCTCACTTCCTCCGGTTAAACCTGGCTGCAGCATTTACATTACCCAAAGAAAAAGACTcaaatttttcatcttttttacTAAAGAGAGAATCGAAATTACGAACCAGGAGAATGAGGAGGGGAGAATCGGCGGCCAGGACGCGGTCGTCGCCGGGGACCCAGTCGAGAGAGACGGAGCCGTCGTCTTTTGTACGGAGGCACTCGCGGCGGAGCTTAACGTCGGGGGTGGACCGGAAGAAGGCGGCGAAGATGGTCTCCACGTGGCGGTTCCAGGCGAAGACGGGAAA encodes the following:
- the LOC133742686 gene encoding embryogenesis-associated protein EMB8; the protein is MASAFLGFSPPISYFRQVSHLHRLTPPSAAPMAQHHPSLEILGGAKDTFLPALPSLTRPYNPFPVFAWNRHVETIFAAFFRSTPDVKLRRECLRTKDDGSVSLDWVPGDDRVLAADSPLLILLPGLTGGSEDSYVRHMLIRARDCGWRVVVFNSRGCGASPVTTPQFYSASFLGDIREVVDHVGGRYPEANLYAVGWSLGANILVRYLGQESKTCRLSGAVSLCNPFNLVIADEDFHKGFNNVYDKALSSALCKIFKKHALLFEDMGGEYNIPLAANAKSVRDFDEGLTRVSFGFKSADDYYSNSCSSDSIKDVCTPLLCIQAANDPIAPNRGIPRGDIQDNPNCMLIVTPQGGHLGWVAGAEAPFGCPWTDPTVMDFLDHLERGKSNGLPCSGDLECVQQHTEDLPLLEV